In the genome of Shewanella denitrificans OS217, the window CTCCTTGTTGCTGCCAACGTACTTCACTGCAGGCAGTTGGGATCAATAAACGGTGATCGGCGACATCGTCTATGGTGTTTTTAATGGTCCGTTTTACTTTGGCAAAATCTAACACCATGTTTTGATCGTCAAGTCCGCCTTCAAGCATCACATCGACAATCCAACTCTCTCCGACCATGCCACGAATTGGGCATAAATAAGAGAAATCAATAACAGTTAAATCTTTAACGAACAATTGCATTTACGCTCCCAGGCAGAAAAACAGTCTACCTCGTTTATTAGCTCCCGAATAGCAATGGCTAGTGGGAAAGACACTTAGCCGTACATTCTAAACAATTGCATGCTATTGAGCGAGTATTGAAATTAGGCTTCAGGGTGGAAACACATAAATCTCATGACATTCATCCCCGAATAGATAAAGAAAGCCGCCGAATAAAAAGACTCATCTAGGTTAGATGAAATAAAATAAAGCGCTGATAAAAAAATTAAATTCTAATTTTCAATAACCTATCATGATGCCCAAATCAATATGGGTGTGCTGTGATGGCTAACGCTTAACCAGTTCTGTGACTTGGCATCTTTGCAGAAATATTTTCAATAATCCGAAAAAAACCAAAAAGAAAGGCCACGAAATAATTCGTGGCCTCTTATTCTTTGTTAAGCAATCCTGCTATTCTTGTGCTCCCTGCACCGTCCATGCGTCTAACTTGCATCCTTGGCACCTGTCCTTAGCATCCTTGTGTTCCCTGTATCATCTAAGATACCGTCCTTTATCTCAGCAATTCCTTTACTGAGCCTGCTCTGTCCTTAAGCGTGTCCTATATCATCCATGACAATCTTAATCCTTAAGTGAGACATCATGTCTTCACTGGCCTTCCTTTGCATCCCCTGACGTTAAGTCTTCCTTGGGGCTATCCGTTTTCGTCCTTGTACTCAATCATCCTGATCAAGTGACTCTACCTTGAGTCGTCCTACTTTTTACTCTACCTTGAGTATGCTCTGCCTTGAGCCCTTCCTATTTCCGTTCATCCTGTTCCTTGGATGTGTTAATCATATGCCAGCTTCCTCCTAGGGAACATGCACCTAAAAAAGATATTATGAAAATAAACACAAAAAAAGTAACTTATTAACCATGAATCATAAAATAATAAAGGAAAATTAATGACTTAGTTATTAACACTATAAGTTTGGCTGCAAACAATAGCGCCAATGCTCACAAATCGTGTAAGAGATCTCGCACACGCTAACGGCTAAACACCTCGAGTGAATTTTTATCGCCACTTGAATTTAAAACAATTGAATGAAATGCGAGCAAGAAGTTGTCCAATAAACAACCACACATCAGTTAATTACTGGCAACAAAAAAGCCCAAGCAAGGCTTGAGCTTCTTTATCACAATTGCAGTTCACATAAACCGCAACCCCATCACGCACGACTTAGAACGGCATTTTCATACCTGGTGGTAATTGCATGCCACCAGTAACTTCAGCCATTTTATTCTTTTGATTTTCTTCAATACGACGTGATGCATCATTACAGGCAGCAGCAATCAAGTCTTCGAGCATTTCTTTGTCGTCTTCCATCAGGCTAGGATCGATTTCGACTTTACGAACTGAATGCGAACCTGTCATGGTGACTTTAACAAGGCCAGCGCCGGCTTCGCCAGTGATTTCCATGCGGGCAATTTCTTCCTGCATTTTAGCCATTTTATCCTGCATCATTTGGGCTTGTTTCATCAAGTTGCCCATTCCGCCTTTTCCACCAAACATAATCGTCTCTCTCTAATTAAGGGGTTAGCCTGTCGCCAAAGTGGCGCTAATCTTACTAAAATAAATCAAATAGGCAATCCGCGTCAGGCAATTGAGGCAAATTTTTGCACACTGTCTGCGTCTTGCTGCTGAAATGTGATCCGCTGTCCAACTTGCTGTAACTGCTCAGCTGGGTAGACTAAGCTGTCTTCTTGAAGCTGGGCGTCCAATTGGCTAAGTAGCCATTGTACCTTGTTACTGCCGATTAAACGCTGTTTTGCTTGTTGCAATAACTCTTGATGAAATCGCTTTCGCAATTCCAGCGGCGTTTCTCTGTGTTCATCATATCCCACATTGACGGCAATACTGACATCTTGTTGCAAGTATTCACTCAGCGCCGCTTCCAGCTGTTTTACCGCCACATCCGCGCCTAAATGTTTTTGATCTGGCTTTAGCAATAAAGGGAAAGGTGACGCTAAGCCTTGGCAGACAGAGTTAACGGCAAGCTGTCTTATTCGCCCGCCAATTTTAACTTCTGCCATCATTTTATACCAATGCAAATCCATCTCATGACCGCTTATCTGATGCTCTGAAATCAGCTGAGCGTCAATGCCAGAATCATCATCTGCTACATCGGACATTAATTTAGCAGGCATGGCTGTATCAAGCATTTTCTCAGCATACCCTGTCCCTTGCGCTTCTGCTTCGATAGCCGGCAGTGCTTCAATGACTGGAAGTATTGAGTCCAATGTGGTCTTGTCTTCCATCCCTACACTGCTCACCCTATTATCTTGAGCATGGGACAATGGCGTATCTTGGGCAAGTTTTAGTG includes:
- a CDS encoding YbaB/EbfC family nucleoid-associated protein, with protein sequence MFGGKGGMGNLMKQAQMMQDKMAKMQEEIARMEITGEAGAGLVKVTMTGSHSVRKVEIDPSLMEDDKEMLEDLIAAACNDASRRIEENQKNKMAEVTGGMQLPPGMKMPF